The proteins below come from a single Coffea eugenioides isolate CCC68of unplaced genomic scaffold, Ceug_1.0 ScVebR1_203;HRSCAF=826, whole genome shotgun sequence genomic window:
- the LOC113756187 gene encoding uncharacterized protein LOC113756187, protein MIFSFVHALCTVEGRRDLWAKLLADKPHSLPWCIGGDFNVIVNGHEKRGGRPFMVSEGSEFLAFMEEAEIFDAGFSGLSYTWCNNRRGRARIWKRLDRLLINGECSDLASAISVVHLARHPLDHAPLKISFALRMDNGPRPFRFLNVWTSKPELLGVIREAWDTEVQGSPLRALCSKLLTVRRAIQLWNKQHFGDIGTTVREAEVGLSRADEELTHDRSDGVLENVHRAQAELNRALAIEE, encoded by the coding sequence ATGATCTTCTCTTTTGTGCATGCCCTATGTACGGTAGAGGGTCGTCGGGACTTATGGGCTAAGCTTTTAGCTGATAAGCCTCATTCACTGCCTTGGTGTATCGGGGGAGATTTTAACGTCATTGTGAATGGCCATGAAAAACGAGGGGGGCGCCCATTTATGGTGTCGGAAGGGAGCGAATTCCTGGCATTCATGGAGGAGGCTGAGATCTTTGATGCTGGATTTTCGGGGTTGAGCTATACATGGTGCAATAATAGGCGGGGTagggctagaatttggaagagATTGGATAGATTGCTCATTAATGGGGAGTGTTCAGATTTGGCTTCGGCAATTTCAGTTGTGCATCTGGCACGACATCCGTTAGACCATGCCCCGCtgaaaatttcatttgctttgaGAATGGACAATGGGCCGCGGCCGTTTAGATTTTTAAATGTTTGGACGTCCAAACCGGAGTTGTTGGGGGTCATTAGGGAGGCATGGGACACTGAGGTGCAAGGGTCGCCGCTTAGAGCCCTGTGCTCAAAGTTATTAACTGTTCGCCGGGCGATTCAGTTGTGGAATAAACAACATTTCGGTGATATTGGAACAACTGTTCGGGAAGCAGAGGTGGGGCTTTCAAGGGCCGATGAGGAATTAACACATGACAGGTCTGACGGGGTTCTCGAGAACGTTCACAGGGCGCAGGCAGAGCTTAATCGGGCTTTGGCAATTGAGGAATAG